A genomic region of Devosia ginsengisoli contains the following coding sequences:
- a CDS encoding sigma-54-dependent transcriptional regulator has protein sequence MTRVLIVDDDPVQLRLTAEVANRAGFKPLTATGGEQALSILREDHNIGAMILDLVMPDLDGMGVMDAMRREGLTTPVIIQTANASLETVISAMRNGAADYFVKPVAPERLVISLRNAMKLDALEAAIRSERARRTGTFTVNDMIAKAPAMGRVLTLCAKAGKSTIPVLIEGETGVGKELVARIIQGSGDRAGKPFVTVNCGAIPPNLVESVLFGHKKGAFTGAVADQNGKFAEAHNGTLFLDEVGELPPDTQVKLLRALQEGEIEPVGASKPERVNVRVISATNRRLLNLAKSGEFREDLYYRLNVFPIYVPPLRERMEDVPALVAMFIARFSAEAGKRVLGISPPALDLLMAYDWPGNVRQLENAVYRAIVLTDGAFLESVDFPQIVAQSSGRESAIKAIEQVPVPAGPVHIDTAPARQRAMVEAAPAPDRFLAPTGEVAALAEIERAAIVFAIAHHGGRMSRVARALKIGRSTLYRKLHEYGLAEELINDAA, from the coding sequence ATGACGCGTGTTCTTATTGTGGATGATGATCCGGTTCAGTTGCGTCTTACCGCCGAGGTCGCCAACCGCGCCGGCTTCAAGCCGCTGACCGCCACTGGCGGCGAACAGGCGCTGTCCATCCTGCGCGAGGACCACAATATCGGCGCCATGATCCTCGATCTGGTCATGCCCGATCTCGACGGCATGGGTGTGATGGATGCTATGCGCCGCGAAGGCCTCACCACCCCGGTCATCATCCAGACCGCCAATGCCTCGCTCGAAACCGTCATCTCGGCCATGCGCAATGGTGCCGCCGACTATTTCGTCAAGCCGGTCGCGCCCGAGCGCCTCGTCATCTCCCTGCGCAACGCTATGAAGCTCGATGCGCTCGAAGCCGCCATCCGCTCCGAACGCGCCCGCCGCACCGGCACGTTCACGGTCAATGACATGATCGCCAAGGCTCCCGCCATGGGTCGCGTGCTGACCCTCTGCGCCAAAGCCGGCAAGTCGACAATTCCCGTGCTGATCGAAGGCGAGACCGGCGTCGGCAAGGAACTCGTCGCCCGCATCATCCAGGGTTCGGGCGATCGCGCCGGAAAACCCTTCGTCACGGTCAATTGCGGCGCCATCCCGCCAAACCTGGTCGAGTCGGTGCTCTTCGGCCACAAGAAGGGCGCCTTTACTGGCGCTGTAGCCGACCAGAACGGCAAATTCGCCGAGGCCCATAACGGCACCCTGTTCCTCGACGAGGTCGGCGAATTGCCGCCCGACACCCAGGTGAAGCTCCTCCGCGCTTTGCAGGAAGGCGAGATCGAGCCCGTCGGCGCATCAAAGCCCGAACGCGTCAATGTCCGCGTCATCTCCGCCACTAACAGGCGCCTGCTCAACCTCGCCAAGTCTGGCGAGTTCCGCGAAGACCTCTACTACCGCCTCAACGTCTTCCCCATCTATGTCCCGCCTTTGCGCGAGCGCATGGAAGACGTGCCGGCTCTGGTCGCCATGTTCATCGCCCGCTTCTCCGCCGAAGCCGGCAAGCGCGTGCTCGGCATTTCGCCCCCTGCCCTCGATCTGCTCATGGCCTATGACTGGCCGGGCAATGTCCGCCAGCTCGAAAACGCGGTCTATCGCGCCATCGTCCTCACCGACGGTGCCTTCCTAGAATCCGTCGATTTCCCGCAGATCGTCGCCCAGTCGTCCGGACGCGAAAGCGCCATCAAGGCCATCGAGCAGGTTCCGGTCCCGGCCGGCCCCGTTCATATCGACACCGCCCCGGCCCGCCAGCGCGCCATGGTGGAAGCAGCACCCGCCCCCGACCGCTTCCTCGCCCCGACCGGAGAAGTCGCCGCCCTGGCCGAAATCGAGCGCGCGGCCATTGTCTTTGCCATCGCCCATCACGGCGGCCGCATGTCGCGGGTGGCGAGGGCGCTCAAGATCGGCCGCTCCACGCTCTATCGCAAGCTGCACGAATACGGGCTGGCGGAAGAACTGATCAACGACGCGGCCTGA
- a CDS encoding ABC transporter substrate-binding protein — MVTLTFSGQDHYLAVGVTPVGTRDWYGDFPFAAWPWAQDALGDGQPVLFKDISYEQIAALEPDVIEGLGSGMTEEQYAELSKIAPTIAAEAQYTDYSTPWAVRARTIGRIVGEADKADAIVSALEQRFADVAASHPDWAGMEAAVAFNVTEFGVYHSIDTRAQILGQLGFKTPAAIDAAGEPDAFWVPLSEEQMALLDTDLVVWIVGAGDPARIAGMPMRDHLEAARQGREVVADFPLSGAFSFATPLSLNYMLDRLVPLIEVAVDGDPATVVETSREAGLLD; from the coding sequence GTGGTCACGCTGACTTTCAGCGGGCAGGATCATTATCTCGCCGTGGGCGTCACGCCGGTCGGCACGCGGGACTGGTATGGCGATTTTCCGTTCGCCGCCTGGCCGTGGGCGCAGGACGCGCTGGGCGACGGCCAGCCGGTGCTGTTCAAGGATATCAGCTACGAGCAGATCGCGGCGCTGGAACCCGATGTCATCGAAGGGCTCGGATCGGGCATGACCGAGGAGCAGTATGCCGAGCTGTCCAAGATCGCGCCGACCATCGCCGCCGAAGCGCAATATACCGATTACAGCACGCCCTGGGCCGTGCGGGCGCGCACGATCGGCCGCATTGTCGGGGAGGCGGACAAGGCTGATGCCATTGTTTCGGCACTGGAGCAGCGCTTTGCCGATGTGGCGGCCAGCCATCCCGACTGGGCCGGTATGGAAGCGGCGGTGGCATTCAATGTCACCGAGTTCGGCGTCTATCACTCGATCGACACGCGGGCGCAGATTCTCGGCCAGCTCGGCTTCAAGACGCCGGCGGCGATCGACGCGGCAGGCGAACCCGACGCATTCTGGGTGCCGCTGTCGGAAGAGCAGATGGCACTGCTGGACACTGACCTGGTGGTGTGGATTGTTGGGGCGGGCGACCCGGCCAGGATCGCTGGCATGCCTATGCGCGACCACTTGGAAGCGGCCCGGCAGGGCCGGGAGGTGGTAGCGGATTTCCCGCTTTCGGGCGCGTTCTCCTTCGCGACGCCGCTGAGCCTCAACTATATGCTCGACCGGCTGGTGCCGCTGATCGAAGTGGCGGTGGACGGCGATCCCGCCACCGTGGTGGAGACGAGCCGCGAGGCGGGCCTGCTGGACTGA
- a CDS encoding ABC transporter ATP-binding protein, whose amino-acid sequence MTALIEARGVSKRFRQHKRFPGLLGAFKSLVTTEYTEVTAVSDIGFDIAAGEAVGYLGPNGAGKSTMIKMMTGILVPSSGTLSVLGRTPHLERMANAREIGVVFGQRSQLWWDLPVIDSFTLHRRIYDIPEARYAENLKRFSELLDLTPFLDRAVRQLSLGQRMRAEIVMSLLHDPKILFLDEPTIGLDVVAKDAVRKFLAEINRERGVTIILTTHDLQDIETICPRLIMVDHSRLIFDGELHRLRAALGSARRLTLEFAADPGPLPLSTATLTADEGLRKHYLLEREEVSLVQVLGEVGSDRGLKDVALHEPDIEEVIRTFYQRRNAAAVAS is encoded by the coding sequence ATGACAGCGTTGATCGAAGCTCGGGGCGTTTCCAAGCGCTTCCGGCAACACAAGCGGTTTCCCGGCCTGCTGGGTGCCTTCAAATCGCTGGTGACCACAGAATATACCGAAGTCACTGCCGTTTCCGATATCGGCTTCGATATCGCTGCAGGTGAAGCGGTGGGCTATCTCGGCCCCAACGGCGCCGGCAAATCCACCATGATCAAGATGATGACCGGCATCCTGGTGCCATCATCCGGCACACTCTCGGTGCTCGGCCGCACGCCGCATCTCGAACGCATGGCCAATGCGCGCGAGATCGGCGTCGTCTTCGGCCAGCGCAGCCAGCTCTGGTGGGACCTGCCTGTCATCGACAGCTTCACCCTGCATCGCCGCATCTACGACATTCCCGAAGCCCGCTACGCCGAGAACCTCAAGCGCTTCAGTGAACTACTCGATCTGACGCCCTTCCTTGACCGCGCCGTGCGCCAGCTCAGCCTGGGCCAGCGCATGCGCGCCGAGATCGTCATGTCGCTGCTGCACGATCCCAAAATCCTGTTTCTCGACGAACCCACGATTGGCCTCGATGTGGTCGCCAAGGATGCGGTGCGCAAATTCCTCGCCGAGATCAATCGCGAGCGCGGCGTCACCATCATCCTCACGACCCATGACCTGCAGGATATCGAGACCATTTGTCCGCGCCTGATCATGGTCGATCACAGCCGGCTGATCTTCGATGGCGAATTGCACCGCCTGCGCGCCGCTCTCGGCTCGGCCCGCCGCCTGACGCTGGAATTTGCCGCCGATCCCGGCCCACTCCCCCTGTCGACCGCCACGCTCACCGCGGACGAAGGCCTGCGCAAGCATTACCTGCTCGAGCGCGAGGAGGTGTCGCTGGTGCAGGTCCTGGGCGAAGTCGGCAGCGATCGCGGCCTCAAGGATGTCGCACTGCACGAGCCCGACATCGAGGAGGTGATCCGCACCTTCTACCAGCGC